Proteins encoded within one genomic window of Methanobacteriales archaeon HGW-Methanobacteriales-1:
- a CDS encoding AAA family ATPase: protein MIWTEKYRPQSFDQVIGNAKAKKEIKEWVDGWHKGEPQQCLLLVGPPGTGKTTMAHVIANEFSDSVELNASDKRSYDIIMNTVGEASATSSLYNQGLKLIVLDEVDGIHGNDDRGGTRAIGKIIKDGKHPLILAANDFYSKRLKTIKTKCQVIKMQKVHTNSIAAFLKKICHKEGVKFDDDVIKELAKRSSGDMRSAINDLEVMAQGKDQITMEDIAVVGIKDSTSNIFDTVRIVLKSKTLKKVKQAMHLDEDPTLVMEIIAENIPREYEKPHEIQKAYEMISQADLYFGRAISSRNYTYWRYASDLMGLGVALSKDETYRKFARYTGSSSFALLGRTRSKRDMRDKVASKMAEKLHVSNQVAIAQFPFMEIMFTNDEVAYEISTYLGLEDDEIKLFRSKKIPKKIAKKVNDEKLANKKKAEDQVPDISEGGESSLFSSISSPTKVEPSSKLSDDVNLKLNKEDDDSKPSKESAAKSGNSKSKKKVSSKNKSSKLSKSKKETSSKDSDVDNGDKKTKDNDDGKQTSLFNF from the coding sequence ATGATATGGACGGAAAAATACCGACCCCAAAGTTTTGATCAAGTTATTGGCAATGCTAAGGCCAAAAAAGAGATTAAGGAATGGGTTGATGGCTGGCATAAAGGTGAACCACAGCAATGCTTGCTTCTAGTTGGTCCGCCAGGCACAGGAAAAACCACTATGGCCCATGTAATAGCCAATGAGTTTTCAGATTCAGTGGAACTCAATGCCAGTGACAAGCGTTCCTATGATATTATAATGAACACTGTGGGTGAAGCTTCTGCCACCAGTTCACTTTATAACCAGGGATTAAAACTCATAGTCTTAGATGAAGTTGATGGAATCCATGGAAACGATGATAGGGGTGGAACTCGGGCCATTGGAAAGATTATCAAGGATGGAAAACATCCCCTTATTTTGGCGGCTAATGATTTCTATAGTAAGCGTCTTAAAACCATTAAAACCAAATGTCAGGTTATTAAGATGCAGAAAGTGCATACCAATTCTATTGCTGCTTTCTTAAAAAAGATATGTCATAAGGAAGGGGTTAAATTTGATGATGATGTCATAAAAGAACTGGCCAAACGTTCCAGTGGTGACATGAGATCAGCCATAAATGATCTGGAAGTTATGGCTCAGGGGAAGGACCAAATTACCATGGAAGATATAGCTGTGGTAGGTATAAAGGACTCTACATCTAATATTTTTGATACAGTTCGAATTGTTCTAAAAAGTAAGACCTTAAAGAAGGTAAAACAGGCCATGCATCTGGATGAAGATCCAACATTAGTAATGGAAATTATCGCTGAAAATATTCCACGGGAATATGAAAAACCCCATGAAATCCAAAAAGCTTATGAAATGATTTCCCAGGCCGATTTATACTTTGGAAGGGCTATATCTAGCCGTAATTACACTTACTGGAGATATGCTTCAGATTTGATGGGATTAGGGGTGGCATTATCCAAGGATGAAACTTATCGTAAGTTTGCCAGATACACTGGTTCATCATCATTCGCTCTGCTGGGCAGAACCCGCTCTAAGAGGGATATGCGTGATAAAGTGGCCTCAAAAATGGCAGAAAAACTTCATGTTTCTAATCAGGTGGCCATTGCTCAATTTCCTTTTATGGAGATAATGTTTACCAATGATGAAGTGGCCTATGAAATTTCCACTTATTTGGGACTGGAAGATGATGAGATAAAGCTTTTCCGTAGTAAAAAGATTCCCAAAAAAATCGCTAAAAAAGTAAATGATGAGAAGTTAGCTAATAAGAAAAAAGCTGAAGATCAGGTTCCAGATATATCTGAAGGAGGAGAATCTTCTCTCTTTTCAAGTATTTCTTCACCCACTAAAGTGGAACCTTCTTCTAAACTTTCTGATGATGTTAATCTAAAATTGAATAAAGAAGATGATGATTCAAAACCATCTAAAGAATCTGCTGCTAAATCGGGTAATTCTAAATCTAAGAAAAAAGTTTCCTCTAAAAATAAATCATCTAAACTCTCTAAATCTAAAAAAGAAACTTCATCAAAAGACTCTGATGTTGATAATGGAGATAAAAAAACTAAAGATAATGATGATGGAAAGCAGACTTCACTTTTCAATTTTTAA
- a CDS encoding PBS lyase has translation MISIEDLEKMRDEKDVSGLIKALDEDNRIREKAAYILGDIKSEESVDSLIACLNDDYWPIRKASALSLGRIGDKKALDPIIGLLKDSYWHVRETAALALGALGDKRAVEPIIEALKDGTLNVKCEVVDALGSLGDTKAVIPLTEILGEEDYLLRACTVTSLGKIGDNVAVKALVNSLQDDSYFVRVNAANALGTIGDEEALPYLKEALENSNGESHGFEIALKKAIDSISKKSKSN, from the coding sequence ATGATTTCCATAGAAGATCTGGAAAAAATGAGGGACGAAAAAGATGTTAGTGGCCTCATAAAAGCACTGGATGAAGATAATCGAATACGGGAAAAGGCAGCATATATTCTGGGAGATATTAAATCAGAAGAATCTGTTGATTCCTTAATTGCCTGTTTAAATGATGATTACTGGCCTATTCGTAAGGCGTCTGCTCTTTCCCTAGGCCGAATTGGGGATAAAAAAGCACTTGATCCAATTATTGGACTGTTGAAAGATAGTTACTGGCATGTTAGAGAAACCGCAGCCCTAGCCCTGGGTGCACTTGGAGATAAACGAGCAGTTGAACCTATAATTGAAGCCTTGAAAGACGGTACTTTGAATGTTAAATGTGAAGTGGTAGATGCCCTGGGCAGTTTAGGAGATACGAAAGCAGTTATACCATTAACTGAAATTTTAGGAGAGGAAGATTATTTATTAAGGGCATGTACCGTGACTTCTCTGGGTAAAATTGGAGATAATGTGGCCGTAAAAGCGCTGGTTAATTCATTACAGGATGATAGTTATTTTGTCCGGGTAAATGCTGCCAATGCCCTGGGAACAATAGGTGATGAAGAAGCACTTCCTTATCTTAAAGAAGCACTGGAAAATTCAAATGGTGAATCTCATGGATTTGAGATTGCACTTAAAAAAGCGATTGATAGTATATCTAAAAAATCAAAAAGTAATTGA
- a CDS encoding ATPase gives MDTNSIIDVEKKEILHFFKKIGVDTRFVSVVPPNILINNHRFSKFSRTKEELFKKNYPEMKVIRSTVFQKICARASKVLGESLNPRERILINKSLDPSDKALSVILEPYTRKYGITIIEKEFNLNENDINEEFDSIALPLTLDHEVENILGQIFTGEKVKLESSQNKWGDKKIIYPLINVPLEWICSWQELENCTINEGNELAHEFLAYLESVVPQVRENIRKSGRFLTEDIE, from the coding sequence ATGGACACAAATTCAATAATAGATGTGGAAAAGAAAGAAATATTACACTTTTTTAAAAAAATTGGTGTGGACACCCGTTTTGTCAGTGTGGTTCCTCCTAATATTTTAATAAATAATCACCGGTTTTCTAAATTTTCAAGAACTAAAGAAGAGCTCTTTAAGAAGAATTATCCTGAAATGAAAGTGATTAGATCCACAGTTTTCCAAAAAATATGTGCACGTGCATCCAAAGTTCTGGGAGAATCATTGAACCCCAGAGAAAGAATTTTAATCAACAAAAGCCTGGATCCTTCTGATAAGGCCCTTTCAGTAATTTTAGAACCATATACTCGAAAATATGGAATTACGATAATTGAAAAGGAATTTAATCTTAATGAAAATGATATTAATGAGGAATTTGACAGTATAGCACTTCCCTTAACTCTGGATCACGAAGTAGAAAATATTCTGGGCCAGATCTTTACTGGAGAAAAAGTAAAACTAGAAAGTTCTCAAAATAAATGGGGCGATAAAAAGATTATTTATCCATTAATTAACGTGCCCTTAGAATGGATTTGCTCCTGGCAGGAATTAGAAAATTGCACTATAAATGAAGGAAATGAATTGGCCCATGAATTTCTAGCATATTTAGAGAGTGTAGTCCCCCAGGTAAGGGAAAATATACGGAAATCAGGCCGTTTTCTAACTGAGGATATTGAATAG
- a CDS encoding replication factor C small subunit has product MSGPWVEKYRPGNLDEIVGQEHIVDRLKRYVEEKSMPNLMFTGPAGVGKTTTSLALAKSVLGEYWRQNFLELNASDARGIDTVRTHIKHFCRLKPVGAPFRIIFLDEVDNMTKDAQHALRREMEMYTKTASFILSCNYSSKIIDPIQSRCAIFRFAPVKGHHIIKRLEYIATQENLEYDTQAIETIVYFAEGDVRKAINILQSSASIDEKITEESIYDVVSKARPKDVRKMLTTALNGDFMGARDTLREIMVLQGTSGEDMVNQIYQDVSRMAMDDTIDKEVYIYLIEAIGETDFRIREGANPRIQLEALLTKFLAKSKV; this is encoded by the coding sequence ATGAGTGGACCATGGGTAGAAAAATATAGGCCAGGCAATCTGGATGAAATTGTAGGTCAAGAACATATTGTTGACAGGCTTAAAAGATATGTAGAAGAAAAAAGCATGCCTAATCTCATGTTTACAGGCCCGGCAGGTGTGGGAAAGACAACCACTTCACTGGCACTGGCCAAATCAGTTTTAGGAGAATACTGGAGACAGAATTTTTTAGAACTTAATGCATCTGATGCCAGGGGTATTGACACAGTAAGGACCCATATTAAACATTTCTGTCGATTAAAACCAGTGGGAGCACCTTTCAGGATAATTTTCCTGGACGAAGTGGACAATATGACTAAAGACGCTCAACACGCTCTTAGAAGAGAAATGGAGATGTACACCAAGACCGCTTCTTTTATATTGTCTTGTAACTATTCTTCTAAGATTATTGACCCTATACAGTCCCGTTGTGCTATTTTCCGCTTTGCACCGGTGAAAGGCCATCATATAATTAAACGTCTGGAATATATTGCCACCCAGGAAAATCTGGAATATGATACTCAGGCCATTGAAACCATAGTCTATTTTGCAGAAGGGGACGTGCGTAAGGCCATAAATATTTTACAATCTTCAGCTTCTATAGATGAAAAAATAACTGAAGAAAGTATCTACGATGTGGTATCCAAGGCCCGACCAAAAGACGTTCGTAAAATGCTCACCACAGCTTTAAATGGAGATTTCATGGGTGCCCGGGATACATTAAGGGAAATCATGGTTTTACAGGGAACCAGTGGTGAAGATATGGTAAATCAGATTTATCAGGACGTTTCTAGAATGGCTATGGACGATACCATTGACAAGGAAGTTTATATATACTTAATTGAAGCCATTGGAGAAACTGATTTTAGAATCAGAGAGGGAGCTAATCCACGCATACAATTAGAAGCTCTTTTGACTAAATTTTTAGCTAAATCAAAGGTTTAA
- a CDS encoding alkaline phosphatase: protein MSIVEYLSDVAIHLIQALGYWGVFIGMTLESACIPLPSEIIMPFAGYVAWTGELTLIGITLAGAFGNLVGSWIAYFIGLKEGRPLLEKYGKYILITHHKLELTDKWFEKYGHEAVLIGRLLPIVRTFISLPAGIAGMDFKKFTIYTFIGSLPWCFALAYIGYSLGPNWDTMRDIFHMLDYVVAAALVIVFIYIVYKLRKEE from the coding sequence ATTAGTATTGTGGAATATTTGAGTGATGTGGCTATACATCTCATACAGGCCCTGGGTTACTGGGGTGTTTTTATTGGAATGACACTCGAAAGTGCCTGTATTCCGCTTCCTAGTGAAATTATAATGCCTTTTGCAGGGTATGTGGCCTGGACTGGCGAGTTGACCTTAATTGGAATAACTTTGGCCGGTGCATTTGGAAACCTGGTAGGTTCATGGATTGCTTATTTCATTGGCCTAAAAGAAGGAAGGCCGTTACTGGAAAAATACGGGAAATATATTCTCATCACTCATCACAAACTGGAATTGACCGACAAGTGGTTTGAGAAATACGGCCATGAGGCAGTTTTAATTGGTAGATTGTTACCTATTGTAAGGACATTCATATCTTTACCTGCGGGTATTGCTGGAATGGACTTTAAAAAATTTACTATCTACACATTTATCGGATCTCTTCCTTGGTGTTTTGCCCTGGCATATATTGGATACAGCTTAGGCCCTAACTGGGATACTATGCGAGATATTTTCCATATGCTGGATTACGTGGTGGCCGCTGCTCTGGTGATTGTTTTCATTTATATTGTCTATAAATTGAGAAAAGAAGAATAA